The following are encoded in a window of Flavobacterium cupriresistens genomic DNA:
- a CDS encoding DUF4062 domain-containing protein → MVSKLKIMVSSTVYGSESDLDQIKYILENFGYEVIMSKEGNIYVPIGSNPEAACLKAVENCDLFLGIIFPRYGSGITHKEFEKAVELDKPRWFVTHKYIEYTRKLMHQFMHAEDGKRNGFDIKSTSVLDSVKVVDMYNIARKDWRQPFFNTSEIHLFISTQFHDISLRKKALQNRTK, encoded by the coding sequence ATGGTTAGTAAACTTAAAATAATGGTATCGTCAACAGTCTACGGATCTGAATCTGACCTTGACCAGATCAAATATATATTAGAAAATTTTGGTTATGAGGTAATCATGTCCAAAGAAGGTAATATCTATGTTCCGATTGGTAGTAATCCGGAAGCAGCTTGTCTTAAAGCTGTAGAAAATTGTGATTTATTTTTAGGAATTATATTTCCGAGATATGGTTCCGGAATTACCCATAAGGAATTTGAGAAGGCTGTAGAACTTGATAAACCCCGCTGGTTTGTTACCCATAAATATATTGAATATACCCGAAAGTTAATGCATCAATTCATGCATGCAGAAGATGGAAAAAGAAATGGATTTGATATAAAATCAACTTCTGTTTTGGATAGTGTTAAAGTTGTAGACATGTATAATATAGCCCGGAAAGATTGGCGCCAGCCCTTTTTTAATACAAGTGAGATACATCTTTTCATTAGTACACAATTTCACGACATATCACTTAGGAAGAAAGCATTACAAAATAGAACAAAATGA